The DNA window ATCTTGACACCCCCGATAGCCTTGTTCACCTATGTTGATACTTGCCAGACGGTGCGAAAGCGTAAAGTGTTCTAACATTTTTTCGGGCTTATCATACAATTTATCACATTGCATTTAAATATCACAAGCAAGATAATTTAAAACTATAAGGCCGAACATCTGCTcgagaaaattcgaaaacgctgttttattttaaattcctGTAACATATTTACCGTTTTTCCTCGATCCAACTTCTGCCAAACGAAAAAACGCTGTATACAAAAGCTTAGAAGTTTCTCGCGGAATATTCTACTTATAAATCATCAAAAGGTACCGAGTAGTTATGACGACACACTGCTGTAAATCATCTAGTATTCGCGGTCTTCTTCGGCGCGTTGTTTACAAGCTGGAGAAATTGGCCCTTGACGTGGTCCCACTGCGACCAAAGTTCCGTACTAATGCCAAACTCTTTACAAGTTTCCGCGAACGCAGGTTCGCAGAGATAAAGATAGGCGTGGTCGACGGACGGAAGGAGGTGGTGGAGGCTGTGGGATCCGAAGCTGGTCAGGACCAAAAATATCGACGTGTCTATTTCGGCCCGGTCTCGGACGGCGTCCAACTCCGCCAGGCCCCAGTCCATGTCCTCACGATGAACGTCTCCGTCGTGGAAGATATCCGGGTGATGATGAGCCGCGCTGACTCCAACAGCGGTAAAGTGGAAGCTGGCCACCGCGATCACTTTCATCCAGGTCCATAAGGCGACGGCTGGAGGTGCCACGACGCACATCGCCGCTGGTACCAGGAAAGGGACGGCGTCCCTGACCCCGGGTCCGTTCCACTCCCAGAATGTCGAGTATATCCTGTTCGCCATGAATTACCGGATCATAATAAAAGTGCGGGACAACCGCTTTGCGCTTAAGCTTTTATATTGTTAGCCGAACAAACCTTTTCAGTCCCTCCTCGAAGATCATTAGAGTGTATACAGGGGGCGAAATTATCCAAGATACGAAGCGTGTAAACGGTCCCTTGTCGGGCCGAGGAAGCCACGAGAGGAACGGTTCGAACGCGGTTATCTCCATGTCCTGAACGGTGTTGGTGAATAGATGGTGACTCAGTGCGTGATTGATTCTCCATTCTCTCGAGGACAGTAACAGCAGGTCCATATAGTACATGCGAAAGGAATCTCGCTGG is part of the Neodiprion virginianus isolate iyNeoVirg1 chromosome 5, iyNeoVirg1.1, whole genome shotgun sequence genome and encodes:
- the LOC124304294 gene encoding cytochrome b5-related protein-like, with amino-acid sequence MAPTKRFESTLVGLKYPSERDSVIKTGAKWLKDKRQDDGAEGLWRVDDKLYDLNEFAKSHPGGTEWITLTRDTDITEAFEAHHVRSTAELMLPKFFVRNAIAPRASPFTFKPDGFYRKFKARAREALKDVDFHKSSRTSNLIADSLFVGTIALSVIAATTRSWIAIVGSGVLLTWTAITGHNFMHQRDSFRMYYMDLLLLSSREWRINHALSHHLFTNTVQDMEITAFEPFLSWLPRPDKGPFTRFVSWIISPPVYTLMIFEEGLKRIYSTFWEWNGPGVRDAVPFLVPAAMCVVAPPAVALWTWMKVIAVASFHFTAVGVSAAHHHPDIFHDGDVHREDMDWGLAELDAVRDRAEIDTSIFLVLTSFGSHSLHHLLPSVDHAYLYLCEPAFAETCKEFGISTELWSQWDHVKGQFLQLVNNAPKKTANTR